The stretch of DNA ACGTCCGCTGCGAGGCGGCGCGCCGCTACATCGAGGCATATGAGCGCATCAGTGGAACCGCGTTCGAACCCGATCTCGAAGAACCGATCGCGCGCATCAAACGCAACCTCGGGCTCGCGTGACAACACACTTGTCGAGCAGGAAACGGACGACGATTGTGTCAAAGCTTTGGACTGCGGCGGTCGCATTGGCGCTAACCGGCATGCTGGCCACCACCGCGGCTGGCCATTCCAATGAGACACTCGGGGAAATAGACGCAGAATCGGGATCGGGTCTCTCGATGTTCCTCGAAGCGACCGAGATCAATTCATGGATCAACGTCAACTACACCTACAACCCGCGCGGGAGTGGCAACGATCAATCGATCAACCAGAACAGCAATACCGGCTTTCACAGCAACAACGACACGTTTCAGCTCGATCAATTCTGGTTTCAGTTCGATAAACCCGTCACTTCCGAAAGCCGCGCAGGGTTTCATGCTGATATTGCCTTCGGCGAAACCGCGCGCAGCGAGATCGGCGTTACAGGCAACGATGTGGTTACGATCTATTCCGCCTACATCAGCTATCTGGCCCCACTCGCCTATCAGGGCATTCGCCTCGACGCGGGCGAACTCTGGACCTTGCTCGGCGCCGAGGTGATCCCGGTTTCAGAAAATCTGAACATCACCCGGGGTCTGGTCTGGGGCCTGCAACCCGTGAGTCATACCGGTGCGATCCTGTCGACCCAGGTGGGTCCGGTGTCGCTGTCCTTCGGTCTGGTCAATGCGGTGGTGAGCGATACCGCGATCGATACCGATCGCAACAAGGCGCTCACCGGTCAAGTCAAGTTCGCAGCCGACACCTGGAATATCGCGGCTTCATTCATTCACGGCAGTCGACTCGGGGCGCTCGAGAATTCGGGCATCGCGATCGATCCCTCCGATCCGCTCTGCAGCGGCCCCACCGGTCAGATCCCCCCGTGCCCAACCTTCCCGGTCAACAATGACGACAATCGGAGCGACCTGGGAATCTTTGATCTCGTGGTCGCAGGAAATCTGGGCGAGGACATCACGCTGTATGTGAACTTCGACTACGTCTGGAGCCATCCGGCCAACCTCCCCAACGCGAGCACCTACGCCCTGGCGGCGGCGGGACGCTATCAATGGAACAAAGATCTGGGGATCGCGATGCGCTTTGAGGTCGTGGTCGTCGACCCGAGCAACGCGCAGTCCGAAGACGAGTATTCGTTCACCACGACCGTCGACTACGCCCTGACCGACGGCCTGACGGCTCGGGGTGAGGTGCGCTTCGACTGGGGAGTTGGCGACAAGTACCGCCGAGCGGGAGATCCCTATAGCTTCACCGGGGGCGCCGACAGCCAGACCTTGCTGTTGGCCGAATTGATCTATGCGTTCTAACCGAGATTAAACTCCACCCAGGCGAGCAGCATGTAGTACATCACCGGGATGGCCAGTAGCGGGGCGTCGATGCGATCGAGTATTCCGCCCATCCCCGGCAACAGCGCTCCGGTGTCTTTGACCTTGGCGTCGCGCTTGAGCAGAGACTCGACCAGATCGCCGACGATCCCCACCGCCGCCAGGATCGGCGCAAAGCCCAGGACAAGACTCCAGGAAAATGCAGCGGCGAGTTCGGGAGCCACGACCCCGTAGACGAGCTTGCACGACACGCCCACAACCAAGGCCGCCAACAGACCCCCGAGAGCGCCTTCCACGGTCTTGTTCGGGCTGATCTTGGGAGCGAGTTTGCGTCGTCCATAGGCGCGTCCCGCAAAATAGGCGCCGGCGTCGCAGGCTGCGACGACGGCCAGTACGTAGGTCATGAAGAACGCCCCGGAATCCGGGACCAGCCCGAATTGTTCGAGGTCCTGGGCCCCATAGCGGCCGAGCGCCGTTTTGTAGAAGAAGCGCAGCACGATCGCGTGCGACAGCAACCACGCCACATAAAACACGCCAAAGAAGGTGCCGGAAATACTTGCAAGGGCCTCGGTGATCTCCGGTTTGCCGAGCTGCGCAATCATGAATACGAGCAACGATGCCGTCACCAGCAGCATCGTGTGATATTCGTTGCCCCAGTAGGCAATCAGCATGACCGCGAGACCAAAGCCCAACCCCGGCATCACCAGGGGCTCGGCGCCTTTGTCCTCGATCAAGCCGTAGAACTCGCGCTGGGCGAGCACGCCAAAGGTGGCCACGACCGCGAGGTACAGCCAGCCCCCGAGATAGATCACGTAGAGTACGAACGGGATGAGGATCGCCGCGGTGACCAACCGCATTGACAGTTCACTGACTGGAGATTTCTTCTCGGCCAATGGCGTTGCGGGTTGTGGGTGAATCGGTTCTGGGCTCGGGGTCTCGGCCTGCTCCGGCGCGCTTTCGCCCGAAGCACTCCCTCCCGATGCAAGCTCTGTTGAATCGTTCATCACGACACCCCGCCCGCTTACCTGCCCGAATCCCCGAAGCCCTTGTTCCCGCGACCCGTTTCGTCGAGACTGGCAACCTCGTCGAAAACGCCATGGACCACGGGGGCAATCACGAGCTGGGCAATGCGATCTCCGCGCTTGATCACGAAGGGTTCTGTGCCCGCGTTCAACAGAATAACCTTTACCTCACCGCGATAGTCGGCATCGATGGTACCCGGTGAATTCGGCACGACGATCCCATTGCGCAGGGCAAGCCCACTGCGAGGGCGAACCTGCCCCTCGAAGCCCCTGGGAATGGCGAGAGAGAACCCGGTAGGAACGAGTTCCCGCTGACCGGGCTCGATCGTGAGTTCTCCCTCGATCGCGGCGGCGAGGTCGGCGCCTGAAGAGCCTTCCGTGGCAACCCTGGGAAGAGCCAGCCCCTCGGCATGGGGATGACGCCGGATGCGAATTCGCAACTCCGGTGTCTGTTCCCCACCCATGCGGTTCAAATCGTCATCCATCGTTGCGGATGATAATCGAGCTATCGGGCGTTGCGCTACGCAACTTCAACGGGCTATTCGGCCTCGCGTGCAGCCAGATCAGCGAGAGCTTCCTTGCGCGAGAGCCTGATCCGGCCAGCCGGGTCGATATCGATGCACTTGGCCAGCACCTCGTCACCCTCGTTGAGGACGTCGGTGACTTTCTCGACGCGCCCAGCAGCCAGATGACTGATGTGGATCAACCCGTCCGTGCCCGGGAAGATCTCCGCAAATGCACCGAAATCGGCAATGCGCTTGACCTTCGCGAGATAGATGCGACCGATCTCGGCCTCCTGGGTGAGCTCCTCGACCATCGAGAGTGCGACCTTCACGGCCTCCGCGTTCGGACCAAATACCGAACAACGTCCCGAGTCTTCGATATCGATCTTGGCTCCGGTCGTTTCCTGGATCGCGCGAATGACCTTGCCGCCGGGCCCGATGATGTCGCGAATGCGGTCGGGCTTGACGAAGATGACCTCGAGACGCGGCGCAAAATCGTGCAGCTCGCTCCGAGGCTTCAAGCCGTGGAGCTCCGACTCGGTGTCCTTGTTCATGCAGTCAAGGATGTGCAACCGACCTTCGCGTGCCTGGTCGAGCGCTTTCTCCAGGATCTCCCAGTTGATCT from Myxococcales bacterium encodes:
- a CDS encoding outer membrane beta-barrel protein, whose amino-acid sequence is MSKLWTAAVALALTGMLATTAAGHSNETLGEIDAESGSGLSMFLEATEINSWINVNYTYNPRGSGNDQSINQNSNTGFHSNNDTFQLDQFWFQFDKPVTSESRAGFHADIAFGETARSEIGVTGNDVVTIYSAYISYLAPLAYQGIRLDAGELWTLLGAEVIPVSENLNITRGLVWGLQPVSHTGAILSTQVGPVSLSFGLVNAVVSDTAIDTDRNKALTGQVKFAADTWNIAASFIHGSRLGALENSGIAIDPSDPLCSGPTGQIPPCPTFPVNNDDNRSDLGIFDLVVAGNLGEDITLYVNFDYVWSHPANLPNASTYALAAAGRYQWNKDLGIAMRFEVVVVDPSNAQSEDEYSFTTTVDYALTDGLTARGEVRFDWGVGDKYRRAGDPYSFTGGADSQTLLLAELIYAF
- a CDS encoding phosphatidate cytidylyltransferase, producing MNDSTELASGGSASGESAPEQAETPSPEPIHPQPATPLAEKKSPVSELSMRLVTAAILIPFVLYVIYLGGWLYLAVVATFGVLAQREFYGLIEDKGAEPLVMPGLGFGLAVMLIAYWGNEYHTMLLVTASLLVFMIAQLGKPEITEALASISGTFFGVFYVAWLLSHAIVLRFFYKTALGRYGAQDLEQFGLVPDSGAFFMTYVLAVVAACDAGAYFAGRAYGRRKLAPKISPNKTVEGALGGLLAALVVGVSCKLVYGVVAPELAAAFSWSLVLGFAPILAAVGIVGDLVESLLKRDAKVKDTGALLPGMGGILDRIDAPLLAIPVMYYMLLAWVEFNLG
- the dut gene encoding dUTP diphosphatase; this translates as MGGEQTPELRIRIRRHPHAEGLALPRVATEGSSGADLAAAIEGELTIEPGQRELVPTGFSLAIPRGFEGQVRPRSGLALRNGIVVPNSPGTIDADYRGEVKVILLNAGTEPFVIKRGDRIAQLVIAPVVHGVFDEVASLDETGRGNKGFGDSGR